CTGCCGCGCCAGCGCATAGCGATCGAGCCCGGTGACCGCCTCCAGCTGCGCAGAATCGATCGCTTCGTCACGGCTCTCGCTCAGGAAATCGCGTGCCCGCTCACAGGCCCGCATCGCCGACGTCTCCGCGCTGTTCAGCGCGCAGGACGGGTCGAGCTTGAGCAGCGCCTCAGCCAGCGCCCCGACCGCGGCATCGCGTTCCAGCGGCTCCAGCCCATGCTCGACATCGCCGAGCAGGCCGACGAGCGCGCGCATCGGGCTGCCGTCGCGGCAGACGGCATTGCCGATGAACGGCATCGCGCTGGCCCGCCCGGCGAGCGCCGCCATGATCAGCCCGGGCTCGACATAGGCCATGCGATAGCGAAAGCCGCTCTCGATTCCGGCCCGGCCGTTATGCAATTCATCCGGATGCAGCACGATCAGGTCGCCCGGCGTCGAATCCCGCTGCACGCCGCGATAGTCGAAGCTCTGCACCCCGCTGATCGTGTAACCGATCGCATAGGTGTCGTGCCGGTGCGTGTCATAGGCATGGCCGCTGAAGAACGCCTCGATCCGCTCGAGACCTTCGCCATCCGGCGCCGTGCGGATCCAGTCGCCGGGCGAGGCGAACGCGCACGAACGTTCAAGACCGGCAGGCTGGCCGGGCTC
This genomic interval from Bosea sp. 29B contains the following:
- a CDS encoding AraC family transcriptional regulator, which produces MPTAIEPGQPAGLERSCAFASPGDWIRTAPDGEGLERIEAFFSGHAYDTHRHDTYAIGYTISGVQSFDYRGVQRDSTPGDLIVLHPDELHNGRAGIESGFRYRMAYVEPGLIMAALAGRASAMPFIGNAVCRDGSPMRALVGLLGDVEHGLEPLERDAAVGALAEALLKLDPSCALNSAETSAMRACERARDFLSESRDEAIDSAQLEAVTGLDRYALARQFRRRYGTSPHHYLVMRRLERARLLIRRGEALAEAAAASGFADQSHMTRHFRKAYGQSPGRWRAMQVGSRPDAA